The Streptococcus mitis region ACTGGACGACGGACAGATAGACTCGAAGTCCTTAAGGCGGAGTTTGCAGAAGCCTTCCCAAATCAAACTATCTGGACCTTTCCACTAGATGTGACGAATATGACCATGGTGAAGACTGTCTGTTTTGATATTCTAGAAACGATAGGGCAGATTGATATCTTGGTCAACAACGCCGGACTGGCTCTAGGTTTAGCACCTTATCAGGACTATGAAGAGCTGGATATGCTGACCATGTTGGATACCAATGTCAAAGGTTTGATGGCAGTCACTCGCTGTTTCTTGCCAGCAATGGTAAAAGCCAATCAAGGACATATCATCAATATGGGATCAACTGCAGGAATTTATGCCTATGCGGGTGCAGCAGTTTATTCAGCAACCAAGGCTGCGGTTAAGACCTTTTCAGATGGTCTGCGAATTGATACCATTGCAACGGATATTAAGGTGACAACTATTCAACCAGGGATTGTTAAAACAGATTTTTCTACAGTGCGTTTTCATGGTGACAAAGAGCGGGCTGCGACGGTTTATCAGGGAATAGAATCCTTGCAAGCTCAGGATATTGCAGACACAGTGGTCTATGTGACCAGTCAACCTCGTCGTGTGCAGATTACAGATATGACCATTATGGCCAATCAACAGGCGACAGGTTTCATGGTTCATAAAAACTAAAAAATTTTCTCGAAAAGTTACAAATTTCTGTAACTTTTTTTGATTTCCTACGAATAGATAAGTAGGAGGAAGAAAATATGTATAATAAAGTTATCTTAATCGGACGCTTGACGTCTACACCAGAATTGCACAAAACCAACAATGACAAGTCAGTAGCGCGTGCGACTATTGCAGTCAACCGTCGTTACAAAGACCAAAATGGGGAACGCGAAGCTGACTTTGTCAATATGGTCCTATGGGGCAGACTAGCAGAAACCTTGGCAAGCTACGCAACAAAAGGAAGTCTCATTTCTGCGGACGGAGAACTTCGTACCCGTCGTTTTGAGAAAAATGGTCAGATGAACTACGTTACCGAAGTACTTGTTACAGGATTCCAACTCTTGGAAAGTCGTGCCCAACGTGCCATGCGTGAAAATAATGCGGGGCAAGACTTAGCGGACTTGGTTTTGGAAGAGGAAGAATTGCCATTTTAAACATTGAAAAGTCTGAGTTGCTCTCAGGCTTTTTATCTTGCAAAAGTCAGACTTTTTTCTTGACTATTTCTGACCAAGTGATACAATAGAACTATAAATTAGCACTCATGTGTAAAGAGTGCTAATAATTTCTATCTCATCATGGAGGAAATCAGATGTTGAAACCATTAGGAGACCGTGTGGTCTTAAAAGTAGAAGAAAAAGAACAAACTGTTGGAGGTTTTGTCCTTGCAGGTTCAGCTCAAGAAAAAACAAAAACAGCCCAAGTTGTGGCTACTGGACAAGGTGTTCGTACCTTGAACGGTGACTTGGTTGCTCCAAGTGTTAAAGCTGGAGACCGTGTCTTAGTTGAAGCTCATGCAGGTCTTGATGTCAAAGATGGCGATGAAAAGTACATCATCGTAGGCGAAGCTAACATCTTGGCAATCATTGAAGAATAGAAGGAGAAAGTAAGTATGTCAAAAGAAATTAAATTTTCATCAGATGCCCGTTCAGCTATGGTTCGTGGTGTCGATATCCTTGCAGATACTGTTAAAGTAACCTTGGGACCAAAAGGTCGTAATGTCGTTCTTGAAAAATCATTTGGTTCACCCTTGATTACCAATGACGGTGTGACCATTGCCAAAGAAATTGAATTAGAAGATCATTTTGAAAATATGGGTGCCAAATTGGTATCAGAAGTAGCTTCAAAAACCAATGATATTGCAGGTGACGGAACGACAACTGCAACTGTCTTGACCCAAGCAATCGTCCGTGAAGGCATCAAAAACGTTACAGCAGGTGCCAATCCAATCGGAATTCGTCGTGGGATTGAAACAGCAGTTGCGGCAGCAGTAGAAGCCTTGAAAAATAATGCCATCCCAGTTGCCAATAAAGAAGCCATCGCTCAAGTTGCAGCCGTATCTTCTCGTTCTGAAAAAGTTGGTGAGTACATCTCTGAAGCCATGGAAAAAGTTGGCAAAGATGGAGTCATCACTATCGAAGAGTCACGTGGTATGGAAACAGAACTTGAAGTTGTGGAAGGAATGCAGTTTGACCGTGGTTACCTTTCACAGTATATGGTAACAGATAGCGAAAAAATGGTAGCTGATCTTGAAAATCCATACATTTTGATTACTGATAAGAAGATTTCAAATATCCAAGAAATCTTGCCACTTCTAGAAAGCATTCTCCAAAGCAATCGTCCACTCTTGATTATTGCGGATGATGTGGATGGCGAAGCTCTTCCAACCCTTGTATTGAACAAGATTCGTGGAACCTTCAGCGTAGTAGCAGTCAAGGCACCTGGCTTTGGTGATCGTCGCAAAGCAATGCTTGAAGATATCGCCATCTTGACAGGTGGAACAGTTATCACAGAAGATCTTGGTCTTGAGTTGAAAGATGCGACAATTGAAGCACTTGGTCAAGCTGCGAGAGTGACTGTTGATAAAGATAGCACTGTTATCGTAGAAGGTGCTGGAAATCCTGAAGCGATTTCTCACCGTGTTGCAGTTATCAAGTCTCAAATCGAAACCACAACTTCTGAATTTGACCGTGAAAAATTGCAAGAACGTTTGGCAAAATTGTCAGGTGGTGTCGCAGTGATTAAGGTCGGAGCTGCAACTGAAACTGAGTTGAAAGAAATGAAACTCCGCATTGAAGATGCCCTCAACGCTACTCGTGCAGCTGTTGAAGAAGGAATCGTTGCTGGTGGTGGAACAGCTCTTGTCAATGTCATTCCAGCAGTGGCTGATTTGGAATTGACAGGAGACGAAGCAACAGGACGCAATATTGTTCTCCGTGCCTTGGAAGAACCTGTTCGTCAAATCGCCCACAATGCAGGATTTGAAGGATCAATCGTTATTGATCGCTTGAAGAATGCTGAAGTTGGTACAGGCTTCAACGCAGCAACTGGCGAGTGGGTCAACATGATTGATCAAGGGATTATCGACCCAGTTAAAGTGAGCCGTTCAGCCCTACAAAATGCAGCATCTGTAGCTAGCTTGATTTTGACTACGGAAGCAGTCGTAGCCAATAAACCAGAACCAGTGGCCTCAGCTCCAGCAATGGATCCAAACATGATGGGCGGTATGATGTAAGCTTTCTATAGAAAACAACTTATAAAAAACACAAAAGGAGGGAATGCCTACCCCTCCTTTTTATGCTATTCACTTCTAAATTGATTTGAGCTCTCCTAACTTATATGATAAAATAAGACTAGAAAAAGGAGAAGAACATGATCGATGTAGAAGAAATTCTGAGCAAGATGAACCCCAATCAGAAGATAAATTATGACCGTGTCATGCAGAAGATGGTACAAGTATGGGAGAAAAATGAGCAACGGCCAACCATTCTCATGCATGTTTGCTGTGCCCCTTGCAGTACCTATACTCTAGAATACCTTACCAAGTATGCAGATGTGACCATCTATTTTGCCAATTCTAATATCCATCCCAAGGCAGAATACCATAAGCGGGCCTATGTTACCAAGAAATTTGTCAGTGATTTTAATGAGCGGACTGGAAATACGGTCCAGTATCTAGAAGCTCCCTATGAACCAAATGAATATCGTAAGTTAGTCAGAGGACTGGAAGAAGAGCCAGAAGGTGGCGACCGTTGCAAGGTTTGCTTTGACTACCGACTGGATAAGACAGCGCAAGTGGCTATGGACTTGGGCTTTGACTACTTTGGTTCGGCTTTAACCATAAGTCCCCATAAGAATTCTCAAACCATCAACAGCATCGGAATCGATGTGCAAAAGATTTACACGACCCACTATCTTCCCAGTGATTTCAAGAAAAATCAAGGCTACAAACGTTCAGTTGAGATGTGTGAGGAGTATGACATCTATCGTCAATGTTATTGTGGATGTGTCTATGCAGCTCAAGCCCAGAATATTGACCTGGTTCAAGTTAAGAAGGACGCCACAGCGTTCTTGCTGGATAAGGATGTTGAAAAAGACTATTCCCATATCAAATTTACTGTTACGAAATTGGATATATAAGGATAAGCCCAGCTGCAAGGCTGGGTTTTTATACTCTTCGAAAATCAAATTCAAACCGTGTTAACGTCGCCTTGCCGTATGTATGGTTACTGACTTCGTCAGTTCTATCTATAACCTCAAAACAGTGTTTTGAGCAACCTGCGGCTAGTTTCCTAGTTTGCTCTTTGATTTTCATTGAGTATTAAAATAAAAAACCAGGGCTCTCACCCCAGTTTGACAACTTTACCGATTCTTTAGTTCTACATAGCGCTTGTACCAAATGTTTACATAGGCTTCTGAGAAAGGACCTCGTCCATTGTTAATCCAATCAACAAGAATTTTGACATGTTCTTTTAAAATATAGTCCAAGTCATCAGAATAATTCATTTTGCGTTTGTGACGCTCATACTCCTCAACGTCCAAGAGACGTTTTTCCCCATCTGTAAAAATTTTAACATCCAAATCGTAATCAATATACTTCAGTGCTTCTTCATCCAGATAGTAGGGGCTAGCCATATTGCAATAGTAGGAAATTCCGTTATCACGAATCATGGCAATGATATTAAACCAATATTTCTTGTGAAAGTAAACAATAGCCGGTTCTCGAGTAACCCAACGACGACCATCACTTTCGGTAACAAGTGTATGATCGTTGACACCAATAATGGCATTTTCTGTTGTTTTTAGTACCATGGTGTCCCGCCAAGTTCGGTGGAGACTCCCATCATGCTTATAACTTTGAATTGTAATAAAGTCGCCTTCTTTTGGAAGCTTCATAACTAACCAACTTTCTACAATTTATAAGTTTATCGTTTACTATTGTACCATAAAATTACCTAAAATCTGTGAATTTTACATGAAAATATTAAAGATATTCTCTGAGAGCGCTTGCTATATCCGAAAAATCGTAGCCTCTTCGTGCTAAAACTTGAGTTAAACGCTGTTTAAGTTCGTATCCTTCATACTTTCGGGCATACTTAGCATATTGCTTATCAAGTTCCTTGAAGATGAGTTCCTGAGTCGTTTCTTGGTCAACTTGGCTATCCAAGTCGTCAAAGGCACTTTTAGCATCAGAGTAAGAGAAGCCCTTGTTGGTCAAGTTCTGGATGATCTTATCTTTCAAGGCACGAGCTGGAAGTTTTCCTTCATATTTTTTCAAGAGTTTATTAGCTACACGTTGAGCAACTTCCGAAAAATCAAATTCTTTCAAGTTCTCTTCTATAGTAGATTTTGGAATTCCTTTTTGTGTTAGTTTCTGAGTCAGTACATAAGGCCCCTTGTCTCCTGAAAGTTGATTGGCATTGATGATAGCATAAGCGTACTGGCCATCATTAATCCACTTATCCTCTTTAAGATTAATAATGACTTGAGAAATGATGTTTTCATCAATATCGTATTTTTTCAGATATTCTCTGACTTCTTTTTCAGTTCGAGCTTTAAAGGATAGGTGGTAGAAGGCTAGATTTTTACCATAAGAAAATTGGGCAAAGTCCTGAATCTCTTTCAATTCTTCTTCGCTTATCACCTTATCTCTTGATAACATAAAACGAACAATAGTATCTTCAGTAATGTAGGATTTATCACCATTATCAAGCTCCATCAGATAGAGTCTTTTTTTCTTTTCAAGTTTTGTGATTTTCATAGTTCTATTATAACTCAAAATGTGAGAAAAAGCTGAAACCCCTTGATATAGCCGTTTTTTGTCCCTTAATGATGAATTTTAAGAACTTTTTAGGAACTTTGTAACTTCTCAATGGCTTTTTCATAAAAGGAAGTCGCCTTTTTCTTATTGTCTTTGGATAGGTGGCTATAGATATCCATAGTCATTGAAATTTTAGAATGGCCTAGCCGTGTTTGGATTTCTTTGTAAGGCAGGCCAGCATTAAGCAATAGACTAGCGTGGGTGTATCGGAAGGCATGGAAACTCAAACGAGGACATCCAGCCAGTTTTAAATGCTTTTCTAGTCTAAATCTAAGCGCCCCAGCTTCTCTATAGTTGTCAAAGGTATCAGAGAACACTTTTTCAAAAGTTACCCCTATTTCCCTACCTATTTGGGATTGTCTTGCTTTATAGAGCCGAAGCATGAGTACCGTTTTGGTATCAAGTGCTATTTCTCTAATACTACTTTTACTTTTAGGGCTAGTGATTTCCTTGAGGGTGTTTAAAGTCTTGGTAACTGAAATGCTACCGTTTTGTAAGTCAATATCAGACCATTTCAATGCTAAACACTCACGAATACGCAAACCAGTAGCTAGAAGTGTCTTATATAACACCGTATCAGAGAAATTTTTGTAAGTGTTTGGCAACTGATCCAGATAATCTAAGAATTTTTTCAAATTGTCGTCATCCAGATATTTCAGTTTTTGCCCTTCTTTGGGTTTGCGCCGTGGGACGATGATATCACTAGCTGGGTTTGAAGCAATGACTTGCAAGGAAACGGCATAGGATAATATGCGTTTATTTAAGGCATGAAGTTGATTATATTGCTGATAACCTTTTCCTAGTTGATTGTAATCTATTGCCCACTGGTTTACCTGGTGCTGGATGATTGGGGGCGTTAGTTTATCTAGTTTGTAGTCTCCAAAGGCTGGTAGGAGATACTTTTTTATGTTGTTTTTTGCCCCTATAAGAGTGCTATGTTTGACTGTATGGCAATAATTTTCTAGCCAGAGTTCCGTCAATTCCTGATAGGTGGTAACGTTAATGGCTTTTGTGACTGTTGAGCCGTTTTTTTTAAACTCTACCTTGGCTTGGATAGCCTTGCTTTTGAGCCTGTTCTTAGTTCTGTCTGAAATAGTTGTCTTGACTTTCTTACCTGTTACGGTATCGATGCCAAGATAAACGCTGGAACGGTAAACTACTGATCCATCTTTCTTTTTGTACTCTGTAATCTTCATGGTCTTACTCCTTTTCCATCAGCAGGCAAGCAATTAGAAAAGGTTTTGAGTTTATACCATGCGAGAGGCTACGAAAACCCCCTTATTTTCGATTTTAAGCAGTCAGACGATAAATTGTACCAGAATAGGAAACAAGACGGATATGGGGCTTATATGAGGTTTGAAAAAGCCTCAGTATTTCAAGAGTTTTACTTAGAAAATAAAAAGGAAGTAACAACTAAGCTACTTCCCTGGAGCGCTGAGGCTCAAAGTTTAAAAATATGAGGGTAAACCTCTAAGTAACTTAATTATAGATTAAAGTCTAATAGATGTCAATCAGCAGGCAAGCAATTAGAAATGGTTTTGAGCTATACCATGAGAGAAGTTACGAGAATTTTAATTTAACTTGCCATTAATAAATAGTGCTAACTATTTTGTACTATAATCAAAGAATTCTTCAACAATTGCATGTTTTAATGGGCGCTTTGCAACTTTAATTAATATTTTTTTGTTTTCTAAATCTTTTATAGTTTGTTTTAGACTTCTTTGTGAATATTCAGTATGTTGTAAAAGGTTCAAAAGTTCATTGTCGTTAATGCTTGCTTCAAAATCTGACACAA contains the following coding sequences:
- a CDS encoding SDR family NAD(P)-dependent oxidoreductase, giving the protein MAKNVVITGATSGIGEAIARAYLEQGENVVLTGRRTDRLEVLKAEFAEAFPNQTIWTFPLDVTNMTMVKTVCFDILETIGQIDILVNNAGLALGLAPYQDYEELDMLTMLDTNVKGLMAVTRCFLPAMVKANQGHIINMGSTAGIYAYAGAAVYSATKAAVKTFSDGLRIDTIATDIKVTTIQPGIVKTDFSTVRFHGDKERAATVYQGIESLQAQDIADTVVYVTSQPRRVQITDMTIMANQQATGFMVHKN
- a CDS encoding single-stranded DNA-binding protein, which codes for MYNKVILIGRLTSTPELHKTNNDKSVARATIAVNRRYKDQNGEREADFVNMVLWGRLAETLASYATKGSLISADGELRTRRFEKNGQMNYVTEVLVTGFQLLESRAQRAMRENNAGQDLADLVLEEEELPF
- the groES gene encoding co-chaperone GroES; this encodes MLKPLGDRVVLKVEEKEQTVGGFVLAGSAQEKTKTAQVVATGQGVRTLNGDLVAPSVKAGDRVLVEAHAGLDVKDGDEKYIIVGEANILAIIEE
- the groL gene encoding chaperonin GroEL (60 kDa chaperone family; promotes refolding of misfolded polypeptides especially under stressful conditions; forms two stacked rings of heptamers to form a barrel-shaped 14mer; ends can be capped by GroES; misfolded proteins enter the barrel where they are refolded when GroES binds) produces the protein MSKEIKFSSDARSAMVRGVDILADTVKVTLGPKGRNVVLEKSFGSPLITNDGVTIAKEIELEDHFENMGAKLVSEVASKTNDIAGDGTTTATVLTQAIVREGIKNVTAGANPIGIRRGIETAVAAAVEALKNNAIPVANKEAIAQVAAVSSRSEKVGEYISEAMEKVGKDGVITIEESRGMETELEVVEGMQFDRGYLSQYMVTDSEKMVADLENPYILITDKKISNIQEILPLLESILQSNRPLLIIADDVDGEALPTLVLNKIRGTFSVVAVKAPGFGDRRKAMLEDIAILTGGTVITEDLGLELKDATIEALGQAARVTVDKDSTVIVEGAGNPEAISHRVAVIKSQIETTTSEFDREKLQERLAKLSGGVAVIKVGAATETELKEMKLRIEDALNATRAAVEEGIVAGGGTALVNVIPAVADLELTGDEATGRNIVLRALEEPVRQIAHNAGFEGSIVIDRLKNAEVGTGFNAATGEWVNMIDQGIIDPVKVSRSALQNAASVASLILTTEAVVANKPEPVASAPAMDPNMMGGMM
- a CDS encoding epoxyqueuosine reductase QueH, which encodes MIDVEEILSKMNPNQKINYDRVMQKMVQVWEKNEQRPTILMHVCCAPCSTYTLEYLTKYADVTIYFANSNIHPKAEYHKRAYVTKKFVSDFNERTGNTVQYLEAPYEPNEYRKLVRGLEEEPEGGDRCKVCFDYRLDKTAQVAMDLGFDYFGSALTISPHKNSQTINSIGIDVQKIYTTHYLPSDFKKNQGYKRSVEMCEEYDIYRQCYCGCVYAAQAQNIDLVQVKKDATAFLLDKDVEKDYSHIKFTVTKLDI
- the ntdP gene encoding nucleoside tri-diphosphate phosphatase encodes the protein MKLPKEGDFITIQSYKHDGSLHRTWRDTMVLKTTENAIIGVNDHTLVTESDGRRWVTREPAIVYFHKKYWFNIIAMIRDNGISYYCNMASPYYLDEEALKYIDYDLDVKIFTDGEKRLLDVEEYERHKRKMNYSDDLDYILKEHVKILVDWINNGRGPFSEAYVNIWYKRYVELKNR
- the recX gene encoding recombination regulator RecX produces the protein MKITKLEKKKRLYLMELDNGDKSYITEDTIVRFMLSRDKVISEEELKEIQDFAQFSYGKNLAFYHLSFKARTEKEVREYLKKYDIDENIISQVIINLKEDKWINDGQYAYAIINANQLSGDKGPYVLTQKLTQKGIPKSTIEENLKEFDFSEVAQRVANKLLKKYEGKLPARALKDKIIQNLTNKGFSYSDAKSAFDDLDSQVDQETTQELIFKELDKQYAKYARKYEGYELKQRLTQVLARRGYDFSDIASALREYL
- a CDS encoding tyrosine-type recombinase/integrase codes for the protein MKITEYKKKDGSVVYRSSVYLGIDTVTGKKVKTTISDRTKNRLKSKAIQAKVEFKKNGSTVTKAINVTTYQELTELWLENYCHTVKHSTLIGAKNNIKKYLLPAFGDYKLDKLTPPIIQHQVNQWAIDYNQLGKGYQQYNQLHALNKRILSYAVSLQVIASNPASDIIVPRRKPKEGQKLKYLDDDNLKKFLDYLDQLPNTYKNFSDTVLYKTLLATGLRIRECLALKWSDIDLQNGSISVTKTLNTLKEITSPKSKSSIREIALDTKTVLMLRLYKARQSQIGREIGVTFEKVFSDTFDNYREAGALRFRLEKHLKLAGCPRLSFHAFRYTHASLLLNAGLPYKEIQTRLGHSKISMTMDIYSHLSKDNKKKATSFYEKAIEKLQSS